One genomic region from Bubalus kerabau isolate K-KA32 ecotype Philippines breed swamp buffalo chromosome 7, PCC_UOA_SB_1v2, whole genome shotgun sequence encodes:
- the CPZ gene encoding carboxypeptidase Z isoform X2, which translates to MRPPPPLLLTMLVLAAARPGCEPAWDPEATCVDLQLQTCSDVTYNRTAFPTLLRHQSRAAVESSSEYILLSVLHQLLEGQCNPDLRLLGCAVLAPRCDGGRMRRPCRHVCGALREACLPAFDAIDMAWPYFLDCGRYFSGPEEGCYDPLEKLRGGLDIEEALPSGHPPTFIQFTHHSYAQMVRVLRRTAARCAHISKTYSIGRSFDGRDLLVIEFSSRPGQHELMEPEVKLIGNIHGNEVAGREMLIYLAQYLCSEYLLGNPRIQRLLNTTRIHLLPSMNPDGYEVAAAEGAGYNGWTSGRQNAQNLDLNRNFPDLTSEYYRLASVRGARGDHIAIPQHYWWSKVAPETKAIMKWMRTIPFVLSASLHGGDLVVSYPFDFSKHPQEEKMFSPTPDEKMFKLLARAYADMHPMMMDRSENRCGGNFLKSGSIINGADWYSFTGGMSDFNYLHSNCFEITVELGCMKFPPEEALYTIWQHNKEPLLNFMEMVHRGIKGMVMDKFGKPVKNARILVKGIRHDITTAPDGDYWRLLPPGVHIVIAQAPGYSKVIKKVIIPARMKRAGRVDFILQPLRTGPQKFLPGSRRGGLGGEPQEPDEEPLGARRQPTTGGSKPWWWSYFTSLGQHQPRWLLKY; encoded by the exons ATGCGGCCCCCGCCGCCGCTGCTCCTCACCATGCTGGTCCTCGCCGCCGCCCGGCCCGGGTGCGAGCCCGCCTGGGACCCCGAGG CCACGTGCGTGGACCTGCAGCTGCAGACCTGCAGCGACGTCACCTACAACCGGACGGCCTTCCCCACACTGCTGCGGCACCAGTCCCGGGCGGCCGTGGAGTCCAGCTCCGAGTACATCCTCCTGAGCGTGCTGCACCAGCTGCTGGAGGGCCAATGCAACCCCGACCTGCGCCTGCTGGGCTGCGCCGTGCTGGCCCCGCGCTGCGACGGCGGCCGCATGCGGAGACCCTGCCGCCACGTCTGCGGGGCGCTGCGCGAGGCCTGCCTGCCCGCCTTCGACGCCATCGACATGGCCTGGCCCTACTTCCTCGATTGCGGCCGCTACTTCTCGGGCCCGGAGGAAGGCTGCTACGACCCCCTGGAGAAGCTGCGAG gaggCCTGGACATCGAGGAGGCACTGCCCTCGGGCCACCCGCCCACCTTCATTCAGTTCACCCATCACTCCTACGCCCAGATGGTGCGTGTGCTGAGGCGGACGGCGGCCCGCTGTGCCCACATCTCCAAGACCTACAGCATCGGGCGCAGCTTCGACGGCCGGGACCTGCTGGTCATCGAGTTCTCGAGCCGGCCTGGCCAGCACGAGCTGA tgGAGCCGGAGGTGAAGCTCATCGGCAACATCCATGGCAATGAGGTGGCGGGCCGCGAGATGCTCATCTACCTGGCGCAGTACCTGTGCTCCGAGTACCTGCTGGGCAACCCCCGAATCCAGCGTCTGCTCAACACCACCCGCATCCACCTGCTGCCCTCCATGAACCCCGACGGCTACGAGGTGGCGGCCGCAGAG GGCGCCGGCTACAACGGGTGGACCAGCGGCAGGCAGAACGCGCAAAACCTGGACCTGAACCGAAACTTCCCCGACCTGACGTCCGAGTACTACCGCCTGGCCTCGGTCCGCGGCGCGCGCGGCGACCACATCGCCATCCCCCAGCACTACTGGTGGAGTAAG GTGGCCCCCGAGACAAAGGCAATAATGAAGTGGATGCGAACCATTCCCTTCGTGCTCTCGGCCAGCCTCCACGGGGGCGACCTGGTGGTGTCCTATCCCTTTGACTTCTCCAAGCATCCCCAGGAGGAGAAGATGTTTTCTCCCACGCCCGACGAGAAG atgttcaagttgctGGCCCGAGCCTACGCCGACATGCACCCTATGATGATGGACAGGTCGGAGAACAGGTGTGGGGGCAACTTCCTGAAGAGTGGCAGCATCATCAATGGGGCGGACTGGTACAGCTTCACCGGAG GCATGTCCGACTTCAACTACCTGCACAGCAACTGCTTTGAGATCACGGTGGAGCTGGGCTGCATGAAGTTCCCCCCGGAGGAGGCGCTCTACACAATCTGGCAGCACAACAAGGAGCCACTGCTGAACTTCATGGAGATG GTGCACCGGGGCATCAAAGGCATGGTGATGGACAAGTTTGGCAAGCCGGTCAAGAACGCCCGGATCTTAGTCAAGGGCATCCGCCATGACATCACCACTG CCCCAGATGGTGACTACTGGAGACTGCTGCCCCCGGGGGTCCACATCGTCATCGCTCAAGCCCCCGGCTATTCCAAGGTCATCAAGAAAGTCATCATCCCTGCCCGGATGAAGAGGGCCGGCCGCGTGGACTTCATTCTCCAGCCACTGAGGACTGGACCCCAGAAGTTCCTTCCCGGGTCCCGGAGGGGTGGGCTCGGAGGGGAGCCCCAGGAGCCCGACGAGGAGCCCCTGGGGGCCCGGAGACAGCCTACGACCGGCGGCAGCAAGCCCTGGTGGTGGTCCTACTTCACGTCGCTGGGGCAGCACCAGCCACGCTGGCTGCTCAAGTACTAg
- the CPZ gene encoding carboxypeptidase Z isoform X1 produces MRPPPPLLLTMLVLAAARPGCEPAWDPEGGCPGSAAADSATCVDLQLQTCSDVTYNRTAFPTLLRHQSRAAVESSSEYILLSVLHQLLEGQCNPDLRLLGCAVLAPRCDGGRMRRPCRHVCGALREACLPAFDAIDMAWPYFLDCGRYFSGPEEGCYDPLEKLRGGLDIEEALPSGHPPTFIQFTHHSYAQMVRVLRRTAARCAHISKTYSIGRSFDGRDLLVIEFSSRPGQHELMEPEVKLIGNIHGNEVAGREMLIYLAQYLCSEYLLGNPRIQRLLNTTRIHLLPSMNPDGYEVAAAEGAGYNGWTSGRQNAQNLDLNRNFPDLTSEYYRLASVRGARGDHIAIPQHYWWSKVAPETKAIMKWMRTIPFVLSASLHGGDLVVSYPFDFSKHPQEEKMFSPTPDEKMFKLLARAYADMHPMMMDRSENRCGGNFLKSGSIINGADWYSFTGGMSDFNYLHSNCFEITVELGCMKFPPEEALYTIWQHNKEPLLNFMEMVHRGIKGMVMDKFGKPVKNARILVKGIRHDITTAPDGDYWRLLPPGVHIVIAQAPGYSKVIKKVIIPARMKRAGRVDFILQPLRTGPQKFLPGSRRGGLGGEPQEPDEEPLGARRQPTTGGSKPWWWSYFTSLGQHQPRWLLKY; encoded by the exons ATGCGGCCCCCGCCGCCGCTGCTCCTCACCATGCTGGTCCTCGCCGCCGCCCGGCCCGGGTGCGAGCCCGCCTGGGACCCCGAGG GTGGATGCCCCGGGTCTGCAGCTGCAGACAGCG CCACGTGCGTGGACCTGCAGCTGCAGACCTGCAGCGACGTCACCTACAACCGGACGGCCTTCCCCACACTGCTGCGGCACCAGTCCCGGGCGGCCGTGGAGTCCAGCTCCGAGTACATCCTCCTGAGCGTGCTGCACCAGCTGCTGGAGGGCCAATGCAACCCCGACCTGCGCCTGCTGGGCTGCGCCGTGCTGGCCCCGCGCTGCGACGGCGGCCGCATGCGGAGACCCTGCCGCCACGTCTGCGGGGCGCTGCGCGAGGCCTGCCTGCCCGCCTTCGACGCCATCGACATGGCCTGGCCCTACTTCCTCGATTGCGGCCGCTACTTCTCGGGCCCGGAGGAAGGCTGCTACGACCCCCTGGAGAAGCTGCGAG gaggCCTGGACATCGAGGAGGCACTGCCCTCGGGCCACCCGCCCACCTTCATTCAGTTCACCCATCACTCCTACGCCCAGATGGTGCGTGTGCTGAGGCGGACGGCGGCCCGCTGTGCCCACATCTCCAAGACCTACAGCATCGGGCGCAGCTTCGACGGCCGGGACCTGCTGGTCATCGAGTTCTCGAGCCGGCCTGGCCAGCACGAGCTGA tgGAGCCGGAGGTGAAGCTCATCGGCAACATCCATGGCAATGAGGTGGCGGGCCGCGAGATGCTCATCTACCTGGCGCAGTACCTGTGCTCCGAGTACCTGCTGGGCAACCCCCGAATCCAGCGTCTGCTCAACACCACCCGCATCCACCTGCTGCCCTCCATGAACCCCGACGGCTACGAGGTGGCGGCCGCAGAG GGCGCCGGCTACAACGGGTGGACCAGCGGCAGGCAGAACGCGCAAAACCTGGACCTGAACCGAAACTTCCCCGACCTGACGTCCGAGTACTACCGCCTGGCCTCGGTCCGCGGCGCGCGCGGCGACCACATCGCCATCCCCCAGCACTACTGGTGGAGTAAG GTGGCCCCCGAGACAAAGGCAATAATGAAGTGGATGCGAACCATTCCCTTCGTGCTCTCGGCCAGCCTCCACGGGGGCGACCTGGTGGTGTCCTATCCCTTTGACTTCTCCAAGCATCCCCAGGAGGAGAAGATGTTTTCTCCCACGCCCGACGAGAAG atgttcaagttgctGGCCCGAGCCTACGCCGACATGCACCCTATGATGATGGACAGGTCGGAGAACAGGTGTGGGGGCAACTTCCTGAAGAGTGGCAGCATCATCAATGGGGCGGACTGGTACAGCTTCACCGGAG GCATGTCCGACTTCAACTACCTGCACAGCAACTGCTTTGAGATCACGGTGGAGCTGGGCTGCATGAAGTTCCCCCCGGAGGAGGCGCTCTACACAATCTGGCAGCACAACAAGGAGCCACTGCTGAACTTCATGGAGATG GTGCACCGGGGCATCAAAGGCATGGTGATGGACAAGTTTGGCAAGCCGGTCAAGAACGCCCGGATCTTAGTCAAGGGCATCCGCCATGACATCACCACTG CCCCAGATGGTGACTACTGGAGACTGCTGCCCCCGGGGGTCCACATCGTCATCGCTCAAGCCCCCGGCTATTCCAAGGTCATCAAGAAAGTCATCATCCCTGCCCGGATGAAGAGGGCCGGCCGCGTGGACTTCATTCTCCAGCCACTGAGGACTGGACCCCAGAAGTTCCTTCCCGGGTCCCGGAGGGGTGGGCTCGGAGGGGAGCCCCAGGAGCCCGACGAGGAGCCCCTGGGGGCCCGGAGACAGCCTACGACCGGCGGCAGCAAGCCCTGGTGGTGGTCCTACTTCACGTCGCTGGGGCAGCACCAGCCACGCTGGCTGCTCAAGTACTAg